From the genome of Glycine max cultivar Williams 82 chromosome 2, Glycine_max_v4.0, whole genome shotgun sequence, one region includes:
- the LOC100814797 gene encoding uncharacterized protein: MKNISHRVLLLALFLASFTFISSTSTQQQEAKHDPIAINMETKLGTQRKLLGYVPEAKKAALQNLEDVLLEPPRAASGKSRVYLKRTKYLPDLMGDSLEGYPRRVFIDVGLPEKDGGSGTDWFHKTYPTRNKDFEIYKIETVAEGGPQIEMSDWLRKNVREEEYVVMKSEAEVVEEMMRSKAIMLVDELFLECKPQQGNVKKKNRRAYWECLALYGKLRDEGVAVHQWWG, from the coding sequence ATGAAGAACATTTCTCACCGTGTGTTGCTTTTGGCATTGTTTCTAGCTTCCTTTACCTTTATATCTTCGACCTCAACTCAACAACAAGAAGCCAAACATGACCCTATTGCCATCAACATGGAAACAAAGCTTGGAACCCAAAGAAAACTATTAGGGTACGTGCCAGAGGCAAAGAAAGCTGCATTGCAAAACCTAGAAGACGTTCTTCTCGAACCCCCACGTGCGGCTTCGGGGAAATCAAGGGTGTACTTGAAGCGTACGAAGTACTTGCCTGATTTGATGGGTGATTCCCTCGAGGGTTACCCTCGTCGCGTTTTCATTGATGTGGGGCTGCCGGAGAAGGACGGAGGGAGTGGCACCGATTGGTTTCACAAGACATACCCTACGAGGAACAAGGACTTTGAGATATATAAGATCGAGACGGTGGCGGAGGGTGGTCCACAGATCGAGATGTCAGATTGGTTGAGGAAGAATGTGAGGGAGGAAGAATATGTGGTGATGAAATCAGAGGCTGAGGTGGTGGAGGAGATGATGAGGAGTAAGGCCATAATGTTGGTGGATGAGCTTTTCTTGGAGTGCAAGCCACAACAAGGGaatgtgaagaagaagaatagaagGGCCTATTGGGAGTGCTTGGCTTTGTATGGGAAGTTAAGAGATGAAGGTGTGGCTGTGCATCAGTGGTGGGGTTGA